In the Pseudomonas sp. DTU_2021_1001937_2_SI_NGA_ILE_001 genome, one interval contains:
- the minE gene encoding cell division topological specificity factor MinE, with protein MNIFDFFRDRKKANSASVAKERLQIIVAHERGQRGNTAPDYLPALQKELVEVIRKYVSIESDQVQVALENQGSCSILELNVTLPDR; from the coding sequence ATGAATATTTTCGACTTCTTTCGCGACCGCAAGAAAGCCAACAGCGCTTCGGTGGCGAAAGAGCGTCTGCAGATCATCGTAGCGCACGAGCGCGGCCAACGCGGCAACACGGCCCCCGACTACCTCCCTGCCCTGCAGAAGGAGCTGGTGGAAGTGATCCGTAAATACGTCAGCATTGAGTCCGACCAGGTGCAGGTCGCTCTGGAAAACCAGGGCAGCTGCTCGATCCTGGAACTCAACGTAACCCTGCCTGATCGCTGA
- the minD gene encoding septum site-determining protein MinD, whose amino-acid sequence MAKILVVTSGKGGVGKTTTSAAIGTGLALRGHKTVIVDFDVGLRNLDLIMGCERRVVYDFVNVVNNEANLQQALIKDKKIENLYVLAASQTRDKEALTKEGVERVLDELRQSFEYIVCDSPAGIETGAHLAMYFADEAIVVTNPEVSSVRDSDRMLGILASKSRRAENGEDPIKEHLLLTRYNPERVSKGEMLGVDDVKEILAVTLLGVIPESQAVLKASNQGVPVILDEQSDAGQAYSDAVDRLLGKDREHRFLDVQKKGFFERLFGG is encoded by the coding sequence TTGGCCAAGATTCTCGTAGTTACATCCGGCAAGGGTGGTGTGGGCAAGACCACCACCAGCGCCGCCATCGGTACCGGCCTCGCACTGCGCGGCCACAAGACGGTAATCGTCGACTTCGACGTCGGTCTGCGTAACCTGGACCTGATCATGGGCTGTGAACGCCGCGTGGTATACGACTTCGTCAACGTCGTGAACAACGAGGCCAATCTGCAGCAGGCGCTGATCAAGGACAAGAAGATCGAAAACCTGTACGTGCTGGCCGCCAGCCAGACCCGTGACAAGGAAGCCCTGACCAAGGAAGGCGTGGAACGCGTGCTCGACGAGCTGCGCCAGTCGTTCGAATACATCGTCTGCGACTCCCCGGCCGGCATCGAGACCGGTGCGCACCTGGCGATGTACTTCGCCGACGAAGCCATCGTGGTCACCAACCCCGAGGTGTCTTCGGTTCGCGACTCCGACCGCATGCTGGGCATCCTGGCCAGCAAATCGCGCCGCGCCGAGAACGGCGAAGACCCGATCAAGGAACACCTGCTGCTGACCCGCTACAACCCGGAGCGCGTGAGCAAGGGCGAAATGCTCGGCGTCGACGACGTCAAGGAAATCCTCGCCGTCACCCTGCTGGGCGTGATCCCGGAATCCCAGGCGGTGCTCAAGGCTTCCAACCAGGGCGTACCGGTGATCCTCGACGAACAGAGCGATGCCGGCCAGGCCTATAGCGATGCCGTGGACCGCCTGCTGGGCAAGGACCGGGAACACCGTTTCCTGGATGTACAGAAGAAGGGATTCTTTGAACGTCTGTTCGGGGGTTGA
- a CDS encoding lipid A biosynthesis lauroyl acyltransferase encodes MDRPRFRPYFLHPRFWALWLGLGLLWLVVQLPFRVLLVIGRLLGRVMYGFATDRKYIAARNLELCFPQLSAAERKRLLKENFASTGIAFFEMAMSWWWPRKRLARLAHIEGLEHLREAQQQGEGVILMALHFTTLEIGAALLGQQHTIDGMYREHKNPLFDFIQRRGRERHNLDSLAVEREDVRGMLKLLRNGRAIWYAPDQDYGAKQSVFVPLFGIQAATVTATSKFAKLGRARVVPFTQQRLADGSGYRLVLHPPLDNFPGQSDEDDCLRINQWVERAITECPEQYLWAHRRFKSRPEGEPRLYAKRQ; translated from the coding sequence ATGGATCGCCCGCGTTTTCGCCCCTATTTCCTTCATCCGCGCTTCTGGGCCCTGTGGCTGGGCCTTGGCCTGCTGTGGCTGGTCGTGCAGTTGCCGTTTCGCGTGCTGCTGGTCATCGGCCGCCTGCTGGGCCGGGTGATGTACGGTTTCGCCACTGATCGCAAATACATTGCCGCACGCAACCTGGAACTGTGCTTCCCGCAGCTGTCGGCCGCTGAACGCAAGCGCCTGCTCAAGGAAAACTTCGCCTCCACCGGCATCGCTTTCTTCGAGATGGCCATGAGCTGGTGGTGGCCGCGCAAGCGCCTGGCCAGGCTGGCGCATATCGAGGGGCTGGAACACCTGCGTGAGGCGCAGCAGCAGGGCGAGGGGGTGATCCTCATGGCGCTGCACTTCACCACTCTGGAAATCGGCGCCGCGCTGCTGGGCCAGCAGCACACCATCGATGGCATGTACCGCGAGCACAAGAACCCATTGTTCGACTTCATCCAGCGGCGTGGTCGCGAGCGGCACAACCTCGACTCGCTGGCTGTGGAGCGCGAGGACGTGCGCGGCATGCTCAAACTGCTGCGCAATGGCCGCGCCATCTGGTACGCGCCGGACCAGGACTACGGCGCCAAGCAAAGCGTGTTCGTGCCGCTGTTCGGCATCCAGGCCGCCACCGTGACGGCTACCAGCAAGTTCGCCAAGCTTGGCCGTGCCCGGGTCGTGCCTTTCACTCAGCAACGCCTGGCCGATGGCAGCGGCTACCGGTTGGTGCTGCATCCGCCGCTGGACAATTTTCCCGGCCAAAGCGACGAAGACGATTGCTTGCGCATCAATCAATGGGTAGAAAGGGCCATTACCGAATGCCCCGAGCAGTACCTCTGGGCACACCGTCGCTTCAAGAGCAGACCGGAAGGCGAGCCCAGGCTGTACGCGAAAAGACAATAA
- the minC gene encoding septum site-determining protein MinC, giving the protein MSQTEQQNLDPVFQLKGSMLAITVMELARTDLEALDRQLAAKVALAPNFFSNTPLILALDKIAPQDGTVDLPGLMRICRQHGLRTLAIRASRIEDIAAAIAIDLPVLPPSGARERPLDPVEAPAPAPKPVEKPAEPLVKPTRVITSPVRGGQQIYAQGGDLVVVAPVSPGAELLADGNIHVYGPLRGRALAGIKGDAKARIFCQQMGAELVSIAGQYKVSEDLRRDPLWGTGVQISLSGDVLNIIRL; this is encoded by the coding sequence ATGAGTCAGACCGAACAGCAAAACCTCGACCCCGTGTTCCAGCTCAAGGGCAGCATGCTTGCCATCACCGTGATGGAACTGGCGCGTACCGACCTTGAGGCCCTGGACAGACAACTGGCGGCCAAGGTCGCCCTGGCCCCCAATTTCTTCAGCAACACGCCGCTGATCCTGGCCCTGGACAAGATCGCCCCGCAGGACGGCACCGTCGACCTGCCCGGCCTGATGCGCATCTGCCGCCAGCATGGCCTGCGAACCCTGGCGATTCGCGCCAGCCGTATCGAGGACATCGCCGCCGCCATCGCCATCGATCTGCCGGTACTGCCGCCCTCAGGCGCCCGTGAACGACCGCTGGATCCGGTCGAGGCCCCCGCCCCTGCGCCCAAGCCCGTGGAAAAACCGGCCGAACCCCTGGTCAAGCCGACCCGGGTGATCACCTCGCCGGTGCGCGGTGGCCAGCAGATCTACGCCCAGGGCGGTGACCTGGTCGTCGTCGCCCCGGTGAGCCCCGGTGCGGAACTTCTGGCCGATGGCAACATCCATGTCTACGGTCCTTTGCGAGGCCGGGCGCTGGCAGGCATCAAGGGTGATGCCAAGGCACGGATCTTCTGCCAGCAGATGGGCGCCGAACTGGTGTCCATCGCCGGCCAGTACAAGGTTTCCGAAGACCTGCGGCGCGATCCGCTGTGGGGTACTGGCGTGCAGATCAGCCTGTCCGGGGATGTGTTGAACATCATTCGTCTTTAA